In Topomyia yanbarensis strain Yona2022 chromosome 2, ASM3024719v1, whole genome shotgun sequence, one DNA window encodes the following:
- the LOC131682194 gene encoding intersectin-1 isoform X3, giving the protein MNAADPFVITSRERFKYEEQFKSLQPANGVVTGAQAKGFFLQSQLQPMILGQIWALADTDADGKMTLGEFSIACKLINLKLRGFEIPKTLPPSLIASLTAVGGTPTLTPTSGLSPLDPLKSLGNSVSSMQPVVPPQPKMVPHAVPQVIPHAVPQVVPHAIVPPMLHNQIPTMGQQPIIPGAPARPAIPPQPVMATAQAPLIPMQPLIPNAGSIPPMIPPQPLIAGFGGMTAVQSNIAKPLIEPIGAVANPPLVAGVQQVMAMQSVMGSMVHQPVAAAVVPAPPTPPHSGGGTPQRSMSVSERAPSIESPQSEWAIKGQQKLKYTQLFNTTDRNRTGYLTGPQARNILVQSKLPQAILAQIWALSDIDADGRLGCEEFVLAMYLCDQALQGEKIAPTLPPELIPPSFRKATSRHGSVVGSRHGSVSSQGAPPHVAAAEADPTSGLPQSSFEDKRKENFDKGQAELERRRKTLMDIQKKEQDERERKEREEQEKIRKAKMEAEMKKQQELEKELQRQREFEQEREEQRKRELEKKELARKEMEKQRQQEWEAQKISEMQQQRQREQENVLKLKAQNQSLGVELSTFNEKIKELSQRICDTRVGVTNVKSTIDGMRTTRDTQMSDMAQLKAKVKDQNQRLVHLSQEKTKLDAKNKTGETESQLQFSNKQIIIQQLKGKLENTKQQIENKTTDIKINSEQLEGLKSQLTDLIDSCEKLYLEYDMQRIQILEMKNNRKNETYTSAWDTSNSWPVGATPSAVESVASNEAIETPPGYVKYRAVYEFSARNADEISFQPGDIVMVPLEQNAEPGWLAGEINGHTGWFPETYVEKVDTNLNTVVSPVAAETIAYAEPTAISYDAPSAVESMPPEETTTFNGDVEYYVACYAYQSAEVGDLVFDTGEIIAVSKKDGDWWTGNIGNRTGIFPSNYVQKQESVSNAVETSRDASVVVTEKDETINGNQQTYDQQRIQPLDVGSKRKDSTQDAEDARNQAEADSEVSQINTQPAPAPAANEENIRYSSMSSATPSLRKKGEVAQVIAPYEATSSEQLSLTRGQLIMIRKKTDSGWWEGELQAKGRRRQIGWFPATYVKVLQGGRNSGRNTPVSASKVELTETILDKVIALYPYKALNDDELSFEKDDIISVLGRDEPEWWRGELNGTTGLFPSNYVGPFVTSGNV; this is encoded by the exons GGCTCTAGCTGATACGGATGCGGACGGCAAAATGACTTTGGGTGAATTCAGCATCGCATGCAAGCTGATCAATCTAAAGCTCCGTGGTTTTGAAATACCAAAAACGCTTCCACCAAGTTTGATTGCATCGCTCACGGCAGTCGGTGGCACGCCTACGCTAACCCCTACTTCAGGCCTTAGCCCGCTGGATCCGTTGAAATCCCTTGGTAATTCTGTTTCCAGTATGCAACCGGTTGTACCGCCACAGCCGAAAATGGTACCCCATGCAGTCCCGCAAGTTATCCCTCATGCAGTCCCGCAAGTTGTCCCTCATGCTATTGTTCCCCCCATGCTACACAATCAAATACCAACTATGGGCCAGCAGCCAATAATTCCGGGTGCACCCGCGAGGCCGGCAATACCACCGCAACCAGTTATGGCAACCGCTCAAGCACCATTAATTCCGATGCAACCATTGATTCCCAATGCCGGATCTATTCCACCGATGATACCCCCACAGCCTCTTATTGCTGGGTTCGGAGGAATGACCGCCGTTCAATCGAATATTGCAAAACCCTTAATAGAACCGATCGGTGCAGTCGCTAATCCACCGCTGGTTGCTGGCGTTCAACAAGTTATGGCAATGCAATCCGTCATGGGAAGCATGGTACATCAACCGGTGGCAGCAGCTGTCGTTCCAGCACCACCTACACCGCCACATTCGGGCGGAGGAACGCCGCAACGCTCTATGTCTGTTTCGGAGCGAGCACCATCTATCGAATCTCC ACAATCTGAGTGGGCCATCAAAGGACAGCAAAAGCTCAAATACACTCAACTATTCAACACAACCGACCGTAACCGTACCGGATATCTCACCGGACCGCAAGCTCGAAATATTTTGGTTCAATCGAAACTACCACAAGCTATTCTAGCTCAGATTTGGGCCTTGTCGGATATCGATGCCGACGGCCGTTTGGGATGTGAAGAATTCGTGCTTGCCATGTACCTTTGCGACCAAGCGTTACAAGGGGAGAAAATTGCCCCCACCTTGCCCCCGGAGTTGATCCCACCTTCCTTCCGGAAGGCTACATCACGACACGGTTCTGTGGTCGGTTCCAGGCATGGTTCAGTTTCCTCGCAAGGAGCACCACCACACGTTGCGGCCGCCGAAGCTGATCCCACCTCCGGACTGCCTCAAT CATCATTCGAGGACAAACGTAAGGAAAATTTCGACAAGGGTCAAGCTGAGCTCGAAAGAAGGCGTAAAACGTTGATGGACATTCAGAAAAAGGAACAG GATGAACGCGAACGCAAAGAGCGCGAGGAACAGGAAAAAATCCGCAAAGCTAAAATGGAAGCTGAAATGAAAAAGCAGCAGGAGTTGGAGAAGGAGCTTCAGCGTCAGCGAGAATTTGAGCAAGAGCGCGAAGAACAACGCAAACGTGAGCTAGAAAAGAAGGAACTGGCCAGGAA GGAAATGGAAAAGCAACGCCAGCAGGAATGGGAAGCGCAAAAGATTTCCGAGATGCAACAGCAGCGCCAGCGCGAGCAGGAAAATGTTCTCAAGTTAAAAGCTCAAAATCAATCACTGGGCGTTGAACTGAGTACATTCAATGAGAAGATCAAAGAGCTTTCGCAGAGGATTTGCGACACCCGCGTCGGTGTGACTAACGTGAAGAGTACTATCGACGGAATGAGAACAACCAGAGACACTCAGATGAGTGACATGGCTCAGCTGAAGGCTAAAGTCAAGGATCAGAATCAACGGCTAGTGCATCTGAGCCAGGAGAAAACTAAACTAGATGCAAAGAACAAAACAGGAGAAACTGAAAGTCAGTTGCAATTCTCGAACAAACAG ATTATAATTCAACAGCTAAAAGGCAAATTGGAAAACACAaaacaacaaattgaaaataagacTACCGATATAAAAATTAATAGCGAGCAACTGGAAGGGTTGAAATCCCAACTGACCGACCTAATTGATTCTTGCGAAAAACTTTATCTTGAATACGATATGCAGCGAATTCAG ATATTGGAGATGAAAAATAATCGCAAAAATGAAACTTACACAAGCGCTTGGGATACATCCAACTCGTGGCCCGTGGGTGCAACCCCCTCGGCGGTGGAATCGGTGGCGTCAAACGAGGCAATCGAAACTCCTCCAGGCTATGTAAAATATCGGGCAGTCTACGAGTTTAGCGCACGTAACGCCGACGAGATTTCATTCCAGCCGGGTGACATCGTGATG GTACCATTGGAACAAAATGCTGAACCGGGTTGGTTGGCAGGAGAGATAAACGGTCACACAGGATGGTTCCCCGAAACATACGTAGAGAAGGTTGATACCAATCTGAACACCGTGGTGTCACCGGTAGCGGCGGAAACAATTGCATATGCAGAACCAACCGCCATCTCCTATGATGCCCCGAGTGCAGTAGA GAGCATGCCGCCAGAAGAAACAA CGACTTTCAACGGGGATGTCGAGTACTACGTTGCCTGCTACGCGTATCAATCAGCCGAGGTCGGCGACCTGGTGTTCGATACTGGCGAGATTATAGCTGTGAGTAAGAAAGACGGCGACTGGTGGACTGGTAATATTGGCAATCGCACAGGCATCTTCCCTTCGAATTATGTACAAAAACAGGAATCTGTAAGTAATGCAGTAGAGACCAGTAGAGACGCTAGTGTTGTAGTAACCGAAAAAGAT GAGACCATCAATGGAAATCAGCAGACATACGATCAACAGCGAATTCAACCTCTGGATGTGGGATCGAAACGGAAAGATTCGACACAGGATGCCGAAGACGCTCGAAACCAGGCCGAGGCGGATTCCGAAGTTTCTCAAATCAATACTCAACCTGCTCCGGCACCTGCGGCCAACGAGGAAAATATCCGTTACTCGTCAATGTCCTCGGCTACTCCTAGTTTGCGAAAGAAGGGCGAAGTTGCACAAGTTATAGCACCATACGAGGCTACCAGTTCAGAACAGCTGTCCCTTACCCGTGGTCAGCTTATTATGATCAGAAAGAAGACTGACTCCGGTTGGTGGGAGGGTGAACTACAG GCTAAAGGAAGACGGCGGCAAATTGGTTGGTTCCCAGCAACTTACGTTAAGGTTCTCCAAGGTGGTCGAAACAGTGGCCGCAACACTCCTGTATCAGCTAGCAAAGTAGAACTTACTGAAACAATTCTCG
- the LOC131682194 gene encoding intersectin-1 isoform X1, translating into MNAADPFVITSRERFKYEEQFKSLQPANGVVTGAQAKGFFLQSQLQPMILGQIWALADTDADGKMTLGEFSIACKLINLKLRGFEIPKTLPPSLIASLTAVGGTPTLTPTSGLSPLDPLKSLGNSVSSMQPVVPPQPKMVPHAVPQVIPHAVPQVVPHAIVPPMLHNQIPTMGQQPIIPGAPARPAIPPQPVMATAQAPLIPMQPLIPNAGSIPPMIPPQPLIAGFGGMTAVQSNIAKPLIEPIGAVANPPLVAGVQQVMAMQSVMGSMVHQPVAAAVVPAPPTPPHSGGGTPQRSMSVSERAPSIESPQSEWAIKGQQKLKYTQLFNTTDRNRTGYLTGPQARNILVQSKLPQAILAQIWALSDIDADGRLGCEEFVLAMYLCDQALQGEKIAPTLPPELIPPSFRKATSRHGSVVGSRHGSVSSQGAPPHVAAAEADPTSGLPQSSFEDKRKENFDKGQAELERRRKTLMDIQKKEQDERERKEREEQEKIRKAKMEAEMKKQQELEKELQRQREFEQEREEQRKRELEKKELARKEMEKQRQQEWEAQKISEMQQQRQREQENVLKLKAQNQSLGVELSTFNEKIKELSQRICDTRVGVTNVKSTIDGMRTTRDTQMSDMAQLKAKVKDQNQRLVHLSQEKTKLDAKNKTGETESQLQFSNKQIIIQQLKGKLENTKQQIENKTTDIKINSEQLEGLKSQLTDLIDSCEKLYLEYDMQRIQILEMKNNRKNETYTSAWDTSNSWPVGATPSAVESVASNEAIETPPGYVKYRAVYEFSARNADEISFQPGDIVMVPLEQNAEPGWLAGEINGHTGWFPETYVEKVDTNLNTVVSPVAAETIAYAEPTAISYDAPSAVESMPPEETSTEYVSNSTGNNNADEQFTATFNGDVEYYVACYAYQSAEVGDLVFDTGEIIAVSKKDGDWWTGNIGNRTGIFPSNYVQKQESVSNAVETSRDASVVVTEKDETINGNQQTYDQQRIQPLDVGSKRKDSTQDAEDARNQAEADSEVSQINTQPAPAPAANEENIRYSSMSSATPSLRKKGEVAQVIAPYEATSSEQLSLTRGQLIMIRKKTDSGWWEGELQAKGRRRQIGWFPATYVKVLQGGRNSGRNTPVSASKVELTETILDKVIALYPYKALNDDELSFEKDDIISVLGRDEPEWWRGELNGTTGLFPSNYVGPFVTSGNV; encoded by the exons GGCTCTAGCTGATACGGATGCGGACGGCAAAATGACTTTGGGTGAATTCAGCATCGCATGCAAGCTGATCAATCTAAAGCTCCGTGGTTTTGAAATACCAAAAACGCTTCCACCAAGTTTGATTGCATCGCTCACGGCAGTCGGTGGCACGCCTACGCTAACCCCTACTTCAGGCCTTAGCCCGCTGGATCCGTTGAAATCCCTTGGTAATTCTGTTTCCAGTATGCAACCGGTTGTACCGCCACAGCCGAAAATGGTACCCCATGCAGTCCCGCAAGTTATCCCTCATGCAGTCCCGCAAGTTGTCCCTCATGCTATTGTTCCCCCCATGCTACACAATCAAATACCAACTATGGGCCAGCAGCCAATAATTCCGGGTGCACCCGCGAGGCCGGCAATACCACCGCAACCAGTTATGGCAACCGCTCAAGCACCATTAATTCCGATGCAACCATTGATTCCCAATGCCGGATCTATTCCACCGATGATACCCCCACAGCCTCTTATTGCTGGGTTCGGAGGAATGACCGCCGTTCAATCGAATATTGCAAAACCCTTAATAGAACCGATCGGTGCAGTCGCTAATCCACCGCTGGTTGCTGGCGTTCAACAAGTTATGGCAATGCAATCCGTCATGGGAAGCATGGTACATCAACCGGTGGCAGCAGCTGTCGTTCCAGCACCACCTACACCGCCACATTCGGGCGGAGGAACGCCGCAACGCTCTATGTCTGTTTCGGAGCGAGCACCATCTATCGAATCTCC ACAATCTGAGTGGGCCATCAAAGGACAGCAAAAGCTCAAATACACTCAACTATTCAACACAACCGACCGTAACCGTACCGGATATCTCACCGGACCGCAAGCTCGAAATATTTTGGTTCAATCGAAACTACCACAAGCTATTCTAGCTCAGATTTGGGCCTTGTCGGATATCGATGCCGACGGCCGTTTGGGATGTGAAGAATTCGTGCTTGCCATGTACCTTTGCGACCAAGCGTTACAAGGGGAGAAAATTGCCCCCACCTTGCCCCCGGAGTTGATCCCACCTTCCTTCCGGAAGGCTACATCACGACACGGTTCTGTGGTCGGTTCCAGGCATGGTTCAGTTTCCTCGCAAGGAGCACCACCACACGTTGCGGCCGCCGAAGCTGATCCCACCTCCGGACTGCCTCAAT CATCATTCGAGGACAAACGTAAGGAAAATTTCGACAAGGGTCAAGCTGAGCTCGAAAGAAGGCGTAAAACGTTGATGGACATTCAGAAAAAGGAACAG GATGAACGCGAACGCAAAGAGCGCGAGGAACAGGAAAAAATCCGCAAAGCTAAAATGGAAGCTGAAATGAAAAAGCAGCAGGAGTTGGAGAAGGAGCTTCAGCGTCAGCGAGAATTTGAGCAAGAGCGCGAAGAACAACGCAAACGTGAGCTAGAAAAGAAGGAACTGGCCAGGAA GGAAATGGAAAAGCAACGCCAGCAGGAATGGGAAGCGCAAAAGATTTCCGAGATGCAACAGCAGCGCCAGCGCGAGCAGGAAAATGTTCTCAAGTTAAAAGCTCAAAATCAATCACTGGGCGTTGAACTGAGTACATTCAATGAGAAGATCAAAGAGCTTTCGCAGAGGATTTGCGACACCCGCGTCGGTGTGACTAACGTGAAGAGTACTATCGACGGAATGAGAACAACCAGAGACACTCAGATGAGTGACATGGCTCAGCTGAAGGCTAAAGTCAAGGATCAGAATCAACGGCTAGTGCATCTGAGCCAGGAGAAAACTAAACTAGATGCAAAGAACAAAACAGGAGAAACTGAAAGTCAGTTGCAATTCTCGAACAAACAG ATTATAATTCAACAGCTAAAAGGCAAATTGGAAAACACAaaacaacaaattgaaaataagacTACCGATATAAAAATTAATAGCGAGCAACTGGAAGGGTTGAAATCCCAACTGACCGACCTAATTGATTCTTGCGAAAAACTTTATCTTGAATACGATATGCAGCGAATTCAG ATATTGGAGATGAAAAATAATCGCAAAAATGAAACTTACACAAGCGCTTGGGATACATCCAACTCGTGGCCCGTGGGTGCAACCCCCTCGGCGGTGGAATCGGTGGCGTCAAACGAGGCAATCGAAACTCCTCCAGGCTATGTAAAATATCGGGCAGTCTACGAGTTTAGCGCACGTAACGCCGACGAGATTTCATTCCAGCCGGGTGACATCGTGATG GTACCATTGGAACAAAATGCTGAACCGGGTTGGTTGGCAGGAGAGATAAACGGTCACACAGGATGGTTCCCCGAAACATACGTAGAGAAGGTTGATACCAATCTGAACACCGTGGTGTCACCGGTAGCGGCGGAAACAATTGCATATGCAGAACCAACCGCCATCTCCTATGATGCCCCGAGTGCAGTAGA GAGCATGCCGCCAGAAGAAACAAGTACTGAATACGTTAGTAATAGCACTGGTAATAATAATGCTGATGAACAATTTACAGCGACTTTCAACGGGGATGTCGAGTACTACGTTGCCTGCTACGCGTATCAATCAGCCGAGGTCGGCGACCTGGTGTTCGATACTGGCGAGATTATAGCTGTGAGTAAGAAAGACGGCGACTGGTGGACTGGTAATATTGGCAATCGCACAGGCATCTTCCCTTCGAATTATGTACAAAAACAGGAATCTGTAAGTAATGCAGTAGAGACCAGTAGAGACGCTAGTGTTGTAGTAACCGAAAAAGAT GAGACCATCAATGGAAATCAGCAGACATACGATCAACAGCGAATTCAACCTCTGGATGTGGGATCGAAACGGAAAGATTCGACACAGGATGCCGAAGACGCTCGAAACCAGGCCGAGGCGGATTCCGAAGTTTCTCAAATCAATACTCAACCTGCTCCGGCACCTGCGGCCAACGAGGAAAATATCCGTTACTCGTCAATGTCCTCGGCTACTCCTAGTTTGCGAAAGAAGGGCGAAGTTGCACAAGTTATAGCACCATACGAGGCTACCAGTTCAGAACAGCTGTCCCTTACCCGTGGTCAGCTTATTATGATCAGAAAGAAGACTGACTCCGGTTGGTGGGAGGGTGAACTACAG GCTAAAGGAAGACGGCGGCAAATTGGTTGGTTCCCAGCAACTTACGTTAAGGTTCTCCAAGGTGGTCGAAACAGTGGCCGCAACACTCCTGTATCAGCTAGCAAAGTAGAACTTACTGAAACAATTCTCG
- the LOC131682194 gene encoding intersectin-1 isoform X2: MNAADPFVITSRERFKYEEQFKSLQPANGVVTGAQAKGFFLQSQLQPMILGQIWALADTDADGKMTLGEFSIACKLINLKLRGFEIPKTLPPSLIASLTAVGGTPTLTPTSGLSPLDPLKSLGNSVSSMQPVVPPQPKMVPHAVPQVIPHAVPQVVPHAIVPPMLHNQIPTMGQQPIIPGAPARPAIPPQPVMATAQAPLIPMQPLIPNAGSIPPMIPPQPLIAGFGGMTAVQSNIAKPLIEPIGAVANPPLVAGVQQVMAMQSVMGSMVHQPVAAAVVPAPPTPPHSGGGTPQRSMSVSERAPSIESPQSEWAIKGQQKLKYTQLFNTTDRNRTGYLTGPQARNILVQSKLPQAILAQIWALSDIDADGRLGCEEFVLAMYLCDQALQGEKIAPTLPPELIPPSFRKATSRHGSVVGSRHGSVSSQGAPPHVAAAEADPTSGLPQSSFEDKRKENFDKGQAELERRRKTLMDIQKKEQDERERKEREEQEKIRKAKMEAEMKKQQELEKELQRQREFEQEREEQRKRELEKKELARKEMEKQRQQEWEAQKISEMQQQRQREQENVLKLKAQNQSLGVELSTFNEKIKELSQRICDTRVGVTNVKSTIDGMRTTRDTQMSDMAQLKAKVKDQNQRLVHLSQEKTKLDAKNKTGETESQLQFSNKQIIIQQLKGKLENTKQQIENKTTDIKINSEQLEGLKSQLTDLIDSCEKLYLEYDMQRIQILEMKNNRKNETYTSAWDTSNSWPVGATPSAVESVASNEAIETPPGYVKYRAVYEFSARNADEISFQPGDIVMVPLEQNAEPGWLAGEINGHTGWFPETYVEKVDTNLNTVVSPVAAETIAYAEPTAISYDAPSAVESMPPEETSTEYVSNSTGNNNADEQFTATFNGDVEYYVACYAYQSAEVGDLVFDTGEIIAVSKKDGDWWTGNIGNRTGIFPSNYVQKQESETINGNQQTYDQQRIQPLDVGSKRKDSTQDAEDARNQAEADSEVSQINTQPAPAPAANEENIRYSSMSSATPSLRKKGEVAQVIAPYEATSSEQLSLTRGQLIMIRKKTDSGWWEGELQAKGRRRQIGWFPATYVKVLQGGRNSGRNTPVSASKVELTETILDKVIALYPYKALNDDELSFEKDDIISVLGRDEPEWWRGELNGTTGLFPSNYVGPFVTSGNV, encoded by the exons GGCTCTAGCTGATACGGATGCGGACGGCAAAATGACTTTGGGTGAATTCAGCATCGCATGCAAGCTGATCAATCTAAAGCTCCGTGGTTTTGAAATACCAAAAACGCTTCCACCAAGTTTGATTGCATCGCTCACGGCAGTCGGTGGCACGCCTACGCTAACCCCTACTTCAGGCCTTAGCCCGCTGGATCCGTTGAAATCCCTTGGTAATTCTGTTTCCAGTATGCAACCGGTTGTACCGCCACAGCCGAAAATGGTACCCCATGCAGTCCCGCAAGTTATCCCTCATGCAGTCCCGCAAGTTGTCCCTCATGCTATTGTTCCCCCCATGCTACACAATCAAATACCAACTATGGGCCAGCAGCCAATAATTCCGGGTGCACCCGCGAGGCCGGCAATACCACCGCAACCAGTTATGGCAACCGCTCAAGCACCATTAATTCCGATGCAACCATTGATTCCCAATGCCGGATCTATTCCACCGATGATACCCCCACAGCCTCTTATTGCTGGGTTCGGAGGAATGACCGCCGTTCAATCGAATATTGCAAAACCCTTAATAGAACCGATCGGTGCAGTCGCTAATCCACCGCTGGTTGCTGGCGTTCAACAAGTTATGGCAATGCAATCCGTCATGGGAAGCATGGTACATCAACCGGTGGCAGCAGCTGTCGTTCCAGCACCACCTACACCGCCACATTCGGGCGGAGGAACGCCGCAACGCTCTATGTCTGTTTCGGAGCGAGCACCATCTATCGAATCTCC ACAATCTGAGTGGGCCATCAAAGGACAGCAAAAGCTCAAATACACTCAACTATTCAACACAACCGACCGTAACCGTACCGGATATCTCACCGGACCGCAAGCTCGAAATATTTTGGTTCAATCGAAACTACCACAAGCTATTCTAGCTCAGATTTGGGCCTTGTCGGATATCGATGCCGACGGCCGTTTGGGATGTGAAGAATTCGTGCTTGCCATGTACCTTTGCGACCAAGCGTTACAAGGGGAGAAAATTGCCCCCACCTTGCCCCCGGAGTTGATCCCACCTTCCTTCCGGAAGGCTACATCACGACACGGTTCTGTGGTCGGTTCCAGGCATGGTTCAGTTTCCTCGCAAGGAGCACCACCACACGTTGCGGCCGCCGAAGCTGATCCCACCTCCGGACTGCCTCAAT CATCATTCGAGGACAAACGTAAGGAAAATTTCGACAAGGGTCAAGCTGAGCTCGAAAGAAGGCGTAAAACGTTGATGGACATTCAGAAAAAGGAACAG GATGAACGCGAACGCAAAGAGCGCGAGGAACAGGAAAAAATCCGCAAAGCTAAAATGGAAGCTGAAATGAAAAAGCAGCAGGAGTTGGAGAAGGAGCTTCAGCGTCAGCGAGAATTTGAGCAAGAGCGCGAAGAACAACGCAAACGTGAGCTAGAAAAGAAGGAACTGGCCAGGAA GGAAATGGAAAAGCAACGCCAGCAGGAATGGGAAGCGCAAAAGATTTCCGAGATGCAACAGCAGCGCCAGCGCGAGCAGGAAAATGTTCTCAAGTTAAAAGCTCAAAATCAATCACTGGGCGTTGAACTGAGTACATTCAATGAGAAGATCAAAGAGCTTTCGCAGAGGATTTGCGACACCCGCGTCGGTGTGACTAACGTGAAGAGTACTATCGACGGAATGAGAACAACCAGAGACACTCAGATGAGTGACATGGCTCAGCTGAAGGCTAAAGTCAAGGATCAGAATCAACGGCTAGTGCATCTGAGCCAGGAGAAAACTAAACTAGATGCAAAGAACAAAACAGGAGAAACTGAAAGTCAGTTGCAATTCTCGAACAAACAG ATTATAATTCAACAGCTAAAAGGCAAATTGGAAAACACAaaacaacaaattgaaaataagacTACCGATATAAAAATTAATAGCGAGCAACTGGAAGGGTTGAAATCCCAACTGACCGACCTAATTGATTCTTGCGAAAAACTTTATCTTGAATACGATATGCAGCGAATTCAG ATATTGGAGATGAAAAATAATCGCAAAAATGAAACTTACACAAGCGCTTGGGATACATCCAACTCGTGGCCCGTGGGTGCAACCCCCTCGGCGGTGGAATCGGTGGCGTCAAACGAGGCAATCGAAACTCCTCCAGGCTATGTAAAATATCGGGCAGTCTACGAGTTTAGCGCACGTAACGCCGACGAGATTTCATTCCAGCCGGGTGACATCGTGATG GTACCATTGGAACAAAATGCTGAACCGGGTTGGTTGGCAGGAGAGATAAACGGTCACACAGGATGGTTCCCCGAAACATACGTAGAGAAGGTTGATACCAATCTGAACACCGTGGTGTCACCGGTAGCGGCGGAAACAATTGCATATGCAGAACCAACCGCCATCTCCTATGATGCCCCGAGTGCAGTAGA GAGCATGCCGCCAGAAGAAACAAGTACTGAATACGTTAGTAATAGCACTGGTAATAATAATGCTGATGAACAATTTACAGCGACTTTCAACGGGGATGTCGAGTACTACGTTGCCTGCTACGCGTATCAATCAGCCGAGGTCGGCGACCTGGTGTTCGATACTGGCGAGATTATAGCTGTGAGTAAGAAAGACGGCGACTGGTGGACTGGTAATATTGGCAATCGCACAGGCATCTTCCCTTCGAATTATGTACAAAAACAGGAATCT GAGACCATCAATGGAAATCAGCAGACATACGATCAACAGCGAATTCAACCTCTGGATGTGGGATCGAAACGGAAAGATTCGACACAGGATGCCGAAGACGCTCGAAACCAGGCCGAGGCGGATTCCGAAGTTTCTCAAATCAATACTCAACCTGCTCCGGCACCTGCGGCCAACGAGGAAAATATCCGTTACTCGTCAATGTCCTCGGCTACTCCTAGTTTGCGAAAGAAGGGCGAAGTTGCACAAGTTATAGCACCATACGAGGCTACCAGTTCAGAACAGCTGTCCCTTACCCGTGGTCAGCTTATTATGATCAGAAAGAAGACTGACTCCGGTTGGTGGGAGGGTGAACTACAG GCTAAAGGAAGACGGCGGCAAATTGGTTGGTTCCCAGCAACTTACGTTAAGGTTCTCCAAGGTGGTCGAAACAGTGGCCGCAACACTCCTGTATCAGCTAGCAAAGTAGAACTTACTGAAACAATTCTCG